GGACACCGCGGGCGAGAGCGTGTTTCGCATCCAACTCGTATTGGATGGGAACCCGTTGACCGAAGCGCAAAAAACCATCGTCCTCATCCCGCCCGAGGGATATGCGATGCGCGCCGAAAAGGAGAACCATGTCGGCGAGGACCTTGCCGCCCGTGTGACGGTTCATGCGGGCAAGGGGCCGGTTTCGGCTTCCGTCTTCGCGAAGGGCCGCCTTGCGGGATCGGCGAAATCGGACGGACCGACGGTGACCATCGCCGCCCGTCCGTGGTTCGGTTACTACGACATCGAGGCGGACTTGGGGACGTTCCGGTATGCGAAGCGGATTGTCGCGACCGTCGTCGAGACACGCGGCACGGATCTGCTTGTAAACGGCGAGCCGTTTCTCATCAAGGGAACAAACGTTCACGGCATGGACCCGTCGAGTCCCGCACGGACCGCCGCCATGTTTCGCATCATGCGCGGGTTGGGATTCAACACATGGCGGGGCGACTTTCCCGCGCGGTGGCAACTCGAACTCGCCCATGAATTGAACACGGTCTACACGGCGTTGGCCCCGTTCAGCTGCATCGCGACGCGCAATATCTTCGCCCGGCAGGACGGACCGCCGATGGCTGTCTCGCGCGAACTGACCCGCGTGTTCATCGAACGCTACAAGGACTCCGCGGGTCTGCTGCTCTGGAACTCGTGCAACGAGATCGAGGGCGACAGCATTGATTTCCTCGTTTCCCAGTACCCGCTCTACAAACGCTTGGATCCCTATGCGCGCCCCGTCCATTACGCCAACCTGTACGGACAGGACTATTGGCAGGGCCAGGATGTCATGGGCGTCAATTGTTATTTCAGTGGCGCGCAGACCGCCGAAAGCCGGCATCCCATCCTACGGCGTTCGCTCGACATTGCGCACGGGGCCGGGCTTCCGCTGATCTTCTGCGAATTCAACTCCTTCAACGGCGCGGTCCATTCGCAGGGTGCGGATGCCATGCGCAACCTGTATGCGTGGGGCGTCGAACAGGGAATGGCTGGCGGATTCCAATACATGAAGGAAAACTCGACATCGCATCCCGGCATTATCGATCCGGGTTTCAATACCCATGCGCTGTACGACAACGCCATTGTCAAGGCGTTTGCGGATGCGGACGTCTCCCTGTTGGCGGTATCGGGCGACACCGCCAAGGCGCGCATCCACAACCGCCGCCGGTTCACCCTGCGCGAAGTGGTCCTGAATCCGGTGACTTCAGGGCAATCCCTGCCGCCTGTCCCTATTCCCGATTTGCCGCCCGGCGCCAACCACGACATCGAACTCGCGATGCCGCGCATTCACGGCGGCCCGGCGAGGATCATCGAAGGCCGCCTTGAATTCGTGACGCACTTCGGCTTTGCGGCGAGCGTGCCGGTGCGGCTTATCGTGCGGTAGATCGGTTGGTTATTTCAGCTCGTCTAGAAACGCGCGCATCGCGGCATGAACTTCGTCCCAGGCGGACGCTATATTGTGCGGCGCATTGACGGCGACGCGGCGCGAACCGCGGATGTTGTGTGCAAGGTAGTCGTAGGAATATCGCGAGAAGAACTGGCAGCGCGAGGGCTGGATAATCAGCGTCGGCACGTGGACCCGGTGAACGTACTCCCGCAGCGACTCTTTTTTCATGATATCCGCGTTTTTGAGCATGTTCGCGCGATGGGTCGCGATGGAGGAATGGACGACCATCTCGCAGTTGCCCGCGCACTCGGACACCGCGCCCAGATCGTAGTCCATTCGTCCGTCTTTCCATTTGAGCCAGCACGCCTCGTTGATGGCCGTGTAGAGCGGAAAGCGCGTCAGGACAAACGACAGCCGCAATGTTCGGACCGAAATCTCGTAGGAGGACGCCATCAGGACCAGTCCCTTGACGCGATCAGGCATGCGGGCGTTCATCAACAGCGAGATGAACCCGCCGTAACTGTATCCCGCGAACACGATGTTGTCGAGATGTTCGCCGTCCACGATGCGCTGGATGTAATCCGCAATGGCGGCGTAATTCCCGCAGTCAATATCCCGCGCAAACCCGTAGCCCGGCAAATCAAGGGCCACGTGACTGATCCCGTCCCCGCGCAGGCGATCGCACAACGGGCGGAAATAGGTCCGGTTCAGGCCATGCCCATGCAGCAAGACGACGGTATACGCCGACTGGCCGCGATAGCGGTCGAAGGTATTCATTTATGGTCCGTTCCGCGCTCAGTGGCCGTATTTTGCGTTCAGCGCGTCAACGGCCTTCTTGCAGTCGGCCGTCACGGCCCATGCGTCCGGCCAGAAACACAGATCGATCGTCCACCAGTCGTGCTTGATCCCGGACCGGTTGAGTTCGGGCAGCAAGGCGTCGAAATCGAGGATGCCCGTACCGAAGGGGGCGTGC
This genomic interval from Candidatus Hydrogenedentota bacterium contains the following:
- a CDS encoding alpha/beta hydrolase — its product is MNTFDRYRGQSAYTVVLLHGHGLNRTYFRPLCDRLRGDGISHVALDLPGYGFARDIDCGNYAAIADYIQRIVDGEHLDNIVFAGYSYGGFISLLMNARMPDRVKGLVLMASSYEISVRTLRLSFVLTRFPLYTAINEACWLKWKDGRMDYDLGAVSECAGNCEMVVHSSIATHRANMLKNADIMKKESLREYVHRVHVPTLIIQPSRCQFFSRYSYDYLAHNIRGSRRVAVNAPHNIASAWDEVHAAMRAFLDELK